A genomic region of Fundidesulfovibrio putealis DSM 16056 contains the following coding sequences:
- a CDS encoding type II toxin-antitoxin system HicB family antitoxin, with amino-acid sequence MFFPAAIFIEEGKAYGVTLPDIPGCNTAGDTLEEALGNVQEAVELLLEDASRKPASAGLEAYKDDPLYKDAVWAMVNVDLGFLDERTVRVNVSFPAGTLEEIDKAAKGRGLTRSAFLTRAARHEMASM; translated from the coding sequence ATGTTCTTTCCCGCCGCGATTTTCATTGAAGAAGGCAAGGCGTACGGCGTGACGCTTCCCGACATACCGGGGTGCAACACGGCTGGAGACACCCTGGAAGAGGCGCTGGGAAACGTCCAGGAGGCCGTCGAACTCCTGCTGGAGGACGCCTCCCGGAAGCCCGCGTCGGCTGGCCTGGAAGCCTACAAAGACGACCCGCTCTACAAGGACGCGGTGTGGGCCATGGTCAATGTGGACCTCGGCTTTCTGGACGAACGCACGGTCCGCGTGAACGTGTCCTTTCCTGCCGGAACACTCGAAGAGATCGACAAGGCGGCCAAGGGGCGCGGACTGACCCGCTCCGCATTCCTCACGCGCGCCGCGCGCCACGAAATGGCCTCGATGTAG
- a CDS encoding lactate/malate family dehydrogenase, translated as MERMDTAGQSKIAVVGIGNVGAGFAFALSLKRLVGELVLVDANAAKAEGEAMDIMHGLPDVCPSLPCVVGAGGVELVLESMLSEEQHQALANSAMVLRENARALGVI; from the coding sequence ATGGAAAGAATGGACACAGCCGGGCAGTCGAAAATTGCCGTGGTGGGTATCGGAAACGTGGGCGCAGGGTTCGCGTTCGCCCTCAGCCTCAAGCGGTTGGTGGGGGAGCTGGTACTCGTCGATGCAAACGCGGCCAAGGCGGAAGGCGAGGCCATGGACATCATGCACGGCCTGCCGGACGTCTGCCCGTCGCTGCCCTGCGTGGTCGGGGCGGGCGGGGTGGAACTGGTGCTGGAATCCATGCTATCCGAGGAGCAACATCAGGCCCTGGCCAACTCGGCCATGGTCCTGCGTGAAAATGCGCGCGCATTAGGCGTAATCTGA
- a CDS encoding type II toxin-antitoxin system HicA family toxin has product MNSAELAKILVQAGFKLVSIRGSHHKYRHPDGRVAIVPHPRKDLGVGLVNKILRKDARIE; this is encoded by the coding sequence ATGAACAGCGCGGAACTCGCCAAGATTCTTGTCCAAGCCGGTTTCAAGCTGGTGAGTATCCGAGGCAGCCATCACAAATACCGCCACCCCGACGGTCGAGTCGCAATCGTCCCGCATCCCAGGAAAGATCTCGGCGTGGGGCTGGTCAACAAAATCCTGCGCAAGGATGCCAGGATCGAATAG
- a CDS encoding DsbA family protein, translated as MRKFALIAIVIALSLGVSMTAFSAVTKEDLRKALKENPDVLLDVLREHNIELFEIVDSGVKAKRAADVKKRRDAELAKPLAPVVDAARVVVGNPDAPVTIVEYSDFLCSYCAKGAKTLDALVVAHPDTIRVVFKHMPGEDTSMKAALYYEAILLQDRAKAKKFHDLVFAAQEEVIKGKEDTLKKFAKEVKADMSRLAADVNGKELMARLNADDKESRQYEIQGTPAYVVNGVSIRGAQPLAEFEEVISLTAGKK; from the coding sequence ATGCGTAAATTTGCTCTCATCGCAATTGTTATCGCCCTGAGTCTGGGCGTGTCCATGACCGCCTTCTCCGCCGTCACCAAGGAAGACTTGCGCAAAGCCCTGAAGGAGAATCCGGATGTCCTTCTGGATGTTTTGCGCGAACACAACATCGAGTTGTTTGAAATAGTGGACTCGGGCGTCAAGGCCAAGCGCGCCGCCGACGTGAAGAAGCGCCGCGACGCCGAGCTGGCCAAGCCCCTGGCTCCGGTGGTGGATGCGGCCCGCGTGGTCGTGGGAAACCCTGACGCCCCCGTGACCATCGTGGAATATTCGGATTTCCTGTGCTCCTACTGCGCCAAGGGGGCCAAGACCCTGGACGCGCTCGTGGTCGCGCATCCGGACACGATCCGCGTGGTGTTCAAGCACATGCCCGGCGAGGATACGTCCATGAAGGCGGCTCTGTACTACGAGGCCATCCTGCTCCAGGACCGGGCCAAGGCCAAAAAGTTCCATGATCTGGTCTTCGCGGCGCAGGAAGAGGTCATCAAGGGCAAGGAAGACACGCTGAAAAAGTTCGCCAAAGAGGTCAAGGCCGACATGTCGCGCTTGGCCGCCGACGTGAACGGCAAGGAGCTCATGGCGCGGCTGAACGCGGACGACAAGGAGTCCCGCCAGTACGAGATTCAGGGCACGCCCGCCTACGTGGTCAACGGCGTGTCCATCCGGGGCGCGCAGCCGCTGGCGGAGTTCGAGGAGGTCATCAGTCTGACTGCCGGGAAGAAGTAG
- a CDS encoding AraC family transcriptional regulator → MNRDNQFNFTHSRRLPGVTVLDAVMCDFSYEKHAHEEIAVGVTLEGRQDFSCGGVGYRSMPGNVILFNPGDVHDGHPGDGSTLRYTMLYIRPDRIAELARDTQRHGDASLRVPVTVCRDRALGSHVLALSSLVTSRRGSVLEQEMRLYEIARILSRKSGAPAPGDWPHRKEARMVQARDYIHANLERDISIEELSAVANLSKYHFIRMFHGHFGSTPHQYVLNCRINRAKAVLSEGTSPTQTAQLLGFSDVSHLNRRFKRAYGVTPKQYQVQLLR, encoded by the coding sequence ATGAACAGGGACAACCAATTCAACTTCACGCACAGCAGGCGCCTGCCTGGGGTCACGGTGCTCGACGCCGTGATGTGCGACTTCTCCTATGAGAAGCACGCGCACGAGGAGATCGCCGTGGGCGTCACCCTCGAGGGCCGCCAGGACTTCTCCTGCGGGGGCGTCGGCTACAGGAGCATGCCCGGCAACGTCATCCTGTTCAATCCTGGCGACGTCCACGACGGCCACCCCGGCGACGGGTCCACGCTCAGGTACACCATGCTCTACATCCGCCCGGACCGGATCGCCGAGCTTGCGCGAGACACGCAACGCCACGGGGACGCATCCTTGCGGGTCCCGGTGACGGTCTGCCGTGACCGCGCGCTCGGCTCGCACGTGCTCGCGCTCTCCAGCCTGGTGACGTCCCGGCGCGGCTCCGTGCTGGAGCAGGAGATGCGACTGTACGAGATCGCCAGGATACTTTCCCGCAAGTCCGGCGCGCCCGCCCCCGGCGACTGGCCGCACAGGAAGGAGGCCAGGATGGTCCAGGCGCGCGACTACATCCACGCCAATCTGGAGCGCGACATCTCCATCGAAGAACTGAGCGCGGTGGCCAACCTCTCCAAGTACCACTTCATCCGCATGTTCCACGGCCACTTCGGGAGCACGCCGCACCAGTACGTGCTCAACTGCCGGATCAACAGGGCCAAGGCCGTCCTCTCGGAAGGGACTTCGCCCACGCAAACGGCGCAGCTGCTTGGATTTTCCGACGTGAGCCACCTGAACAGGCGCTTCAAGCGGGCCTATGGCGTCACCCCGAAACAGTACCAGGTCCAGCTGCTGCGTTAG
- a CDS encoding EAL and HDOD domain-containing protein: protein MAYEVAARSCLTSSNSAHVDVDAFSWMVSDGASELQILLEESDRLLISVPDVMLDAPEVHLLPMDFCHLVVSPEQTERENLEEVLSFLNEFGYRIALRFDESCQGYAPLMRFADTVILDLERLKPMELAKDRKFLKNLNVSCMVDNVNSWEAFAGCRALGFDAFQGSFFGRPEIVKGRKLEANQLTRVELMGKLLEEETTYKDMAATLAKDVLLSYRLLRYVNAPGMGLGRTVDSIEHAVAIMGDTAFKRWAMMALVASLDASPKGEELAYLSLQRGSFLEKLSQRTPSSPLPPKSMFLLGLFSLLDAMMGQPMSELTPTMPMDPRIKAALCGDKNALSPWLELLSCMDQNRWCDVGVLLSGKKISHFAAARDYLAASRWARVCFKAGKEGVVQAVAD from the coding sequence GTGGCGTACGAAGTTGCGGCCCGTTCCTGCCTGACGTCATCGAACTCCGCCCATGTGGATGTGGACGCTTTCTCCTGGATGGTCAGCGACGGAGCCTCGGAACTCCAGATATTGCTGGAGGAGTCCGACCGGCTCCTGATCAGTGTGCCGGACGTCATGCTGGACGCGCCCGAGGTGCACCTGCTCCCCATGGACTTCTGCCATCTGGTGGTGAGCCCGGAGCAGACCGAACGCGAAAACCTGGAGGAGGTCCTCTCTTTTCTGAACGAGTTCGGCTACCGCATCGCCCTGCGGTTTGACGAGTCCTGCCAGGGCTACGCCCCCCTGATGCGCTTCGCCGATACGGTCATCCTGGACTTGGAGCGCTTAAAGCCCATGGAGTTGGCCAAGGATCGCAAGTTCCTGAAAAATTTGAACGTCTCCTGCATGGTGGACAACGTGAACTCCTGGGAGGCTTTCGCCGGATGCCGCGCGCTCGGGTTCGACGCCTTCCAGGGCAGCTTTTTCGGCCGCCCGGAGATCGTTAAGGGGCGCAAGCTCGAAGCCAACCAGCTCACGCGCGTGGAGCTCATGGGCAAGCTCCTGGAAGAAGAGACCACCTACAAGGACATGGCCGCCACCCTGGCCAAGGACGTGCTGCTCAGCTACCGGCTGCTGCGCTATGTGAACGCGCCGGGCATGGGCCTTGGGCGCACGGTGGACTCCATCGAGCACGCCGTGGCCATCATGGGCGACACGGCCTTCAAGCGCTGGGCCATGATGGCCCTGGTGGCCAGCCTGGACGCCAGCCCCAAGGGCGAGGAGCTGGCCTATCTTTCGCTTCAGCGCGGCAGCTTCCTGGAGAAGCTTTCGCAGCGCACCCCTTCCTCCCCGCTGCCGCCCAAGTCCATGTTCCTCTTGGGCCTGTTTTCACTGCTCGACGCCATGATGGGCCAGCCCATGAGCGAGCTCACGCCCACCATGCCCATGGACCCGCGCATCAAGGCGGCCCTGTGCGGCGACAAGAACGCCCTGAGCCCGTGGCTGGAGCTCCTGAGTTGCATGGACCAGAACCGCTGGTGCGACGTGGGTGTGCTGCTCTCCGGCAAGAAGATCAGCCACTTCGCCGCCGCCAGGGATTATCTGGCCGCCTCGCGCTGGGCCAGGGTCTGTTTCAAGGCGGGCAAGGAAGGCGTCGTTCAGGCGGTCGCGGACTAG
- a CDS encoding acid phosphatase, with the protein MMRKIPVLLLSLMLVAALVLAGKGHYLSPGQVDLSRVLAPPPANDSRSTRAEIETMLSLQQARTPAQEAAAKADREMSPFPFADVLGPRFVKDKLPNTAVFFEKVLSDQRLFVSPAKKHFNRPRPYVLDRNVEPSLSRPHNESYPSGHSTWGHLAGIILANMVPERAAQLYERAGLYAQQRVLGGVHYPSDVEAGKIAAAVIASALFQSQAFQEDFAKAKAEVRGVLHLDGAPVSAG; encoded by the coding sequence ATGATGCGAAAGATACCCGTTCTTCTTCTGTCGCTTATGCTGGTGGCAGCCCTGGTCCTGGCGGGCAAGGGCCATTACCTGTCACCCGGCCAGGTGGACCTCTCCAGGGTGCTGGCCCCGCCTCCGGCCAACGATTCCCGGAGCACCCGCGCCGAAATCGAAACCATGCTCTCGCTGCAACAGGCCCGGACCCCGGCTCAGGAAGCCGCCGCCAAGGCAGACCGGGAGATGTCGCCGTTTCCCTTTGCTGACGTGCTCGGGCCACGGTTCGTAAAGGACAAGCTGCCCAACACGGCGGTGTTCTTCGAGAAGGTCCTGTCCGACCAGCGCCTCTTCGTGTCACCGGCCAAGAAGCACTTCAACAGGCCCCGGCCCTACGTGCTGGACCGCAACGTGGAACCCAGCCTCTCCAGGCCGCACAACGAGTCCTACCCCAGCGGGCACAGCACCTGGGGCCACCTTGCGGGCATCATCCTGGCCAACATGGTGCCCGAAAGGGCGGCGCAGCTCTACGAGCGCGCCGGTCTCTATGCACAGCAGCGCGTGCTTGGCGGCGTGCACTACCCGAGCGACGTGGAGGCCGGGAAAATCGCCGCAGCCGTAATCGCCTCGGCGCTGTTTCAGAGTCAGGCCTTCCAGGAGGATTTCGCCAAGGCCAAGGCCGAGGTGCGCGGCGTGCTGCACCTGGACGGCGCGCCCGTGTCCGCCGGATAG
- the gpt gene encoding xanthine phosphoribosyltransferase, protein MSDSERYHRMYPVSWDHLHRDCKALSWRLMELGPWKGIYAITKGGLIPAAILARELDVRVIDTICVASYDWQSQGDKVTVLKGVVGDGEGWLLVDDLVDTGKTAKAVREMVPKAYFATVYAKPEGRPLVDAYITEVSQDTWILFPWDSEPQFIQPIAKSAKTGE, encoded by the coding sequence ATGTCCGACTCCGAACGTTATCACCGCATGTATCCCGTCAGCTGGGATCATCTGCACCGCGACTGCAAAGCCCTCTCCTGGCGGCTGATGGAGCTCGGCCCCTGGAAGGGAATCTACGCCATCACCAAGGGCGGGCTCATCCCGGCGGCCATCCTTGCGCGCGAACTGGACGTGCGGGTCATCGACACCATCTGCGTGGCCAGCTACGACTGGCAGAGCCAGGGCGACAAGGTAACCGTCCTCAAGGGCGTGGTGGGGGACGGCGAAGGCTGGCTGCTGGTGGACGACCTGGTGGACACCGGCAAGACCGCCAAGGCCGTGCGCGAGATGGTCCCCAAGGCCTACTTCGCCACCGTGTACGCCAAGCCCGAGGGGCGTCCCCTGGTGGACGCCTACATCACCGAAGTGAGCCAGGACACCTGGATCCTCTTCCCCTGGGACTCCGAGCCGCAGTTCATCCAGCCTATCGCCAAGAGCGCCAAGACCGGCGAGTAG
- a CDS encoding DinB family protein, translating into MADMTGAQLAQVVREKMSELATACQGVDEADASRSPEGRWSPKEILSHLIGPGKDAHVKVMRRFLEENTPTLDLIPENTHFSPERAGTPFAKLCREALEEYGRIADFAASLTQEQLSRKARIPMLKESPLGEYPTLGKLIFGLGDFHVQFHIKHMQEVLKELSGS; encoded by the coding sequence ATGGCTGACATGACTGGAGCGCAACTGGCGCAGGTGGTCCGGGAAAAGATGTCGGAGCTCGCCACGGCCTGCCAGGGCGTGGACGAGGCCGACGCATCCCGGTCTCCCGAGGGCCGCTGGTCGCCCAAGGAAATCCTCTCGCACCTGATCGGGCCGGGCAAGGACGCCCACGTCAAGGTGATGCGCCGGTTCCTGGAAGAAAACACCCCCACCCTTGATCTAATCCCCGAAAACACCCACTTCAGCCCTGAGCGGGCCGGAACGCCCTTTGCCAAGCTCTGCCGCGAAGCCCTGGAGGAATACGGACGGATTGCCGATTTCGCCGCGTCGCTCACACAGGAGCAGCTTTCGCGCAAGGCGCGCATCCCCATGCTCAAGGAATCGCCGCTGGGTGAATACCCGACATTGGGGAAACTGATCTTCGGGCTGGGGGATTTCCACGTGCAGTTCCACATCAAGCACATGCAGGAGGTGCTCAAGGAGCTTTCGGGTTCGTAA
- a CDS encoding GAF domain-containing protein yields MLDCERSYFKTLYEAIRVINSSLEPMELLGRIAEQTAKALEVKACSLRLLDRSGANLLPGASFGLSKGYLRKGKVEVNKSKLDKEALAGATVHVRDASTDDRFQYKDAAKTEGIKSVLVVPLKLEDKKIIGVMRVYSAEERDFCESEVEFLIIMANLSAIAIENARLHQALKSDYELLTAFQYQTFED; encoded by the coding sequence ATGCTGGATTGCGAAAGAAGCTACTTCAAGACGCTATACGAGGCCATCCGGGTAATCAACTCGAGCCTGGAACCCATGGAACTGCTGGGCAGGATAGCCGAGCAGACCGCCAAGGCGCTGGAGGTAAAGGCCTGTTCGCTCAGGCTTTTGGACCGTTCCGGCGCAAACCTCCTCCCTGGGGCGTCCTTCGGGCTGTCCAAGGGGTATCTGCGCAAGGGCAAGGTCGAGGTGAATAAGAGCAAGCTGGACAAGGAGGCTTTGGCCGGGGCCACGGTGCACGTGCGCGACGCCTCCACCGACGACCGTTTCCAGTACAAGGATGCCGCCAAGACCGAGGGCATCAAGTCCGTGCTTGTGGTTCCCCTAAAGCTCGAAGACAAGAAGATCATCGGCGTCATGCGCGTCTATTCCGCTGAAGAGCGCGACTTCTGCGAATCCGAGGTGGAATTTTTGATCATCATGGCCAACCTGTCGGCCATAGCCATAGAGAACGCCCGGCTGCACCAGGCGCTCAAGTCGGACTATGAGCTGCTCACCGCCTTCCAGTATCAAACCTTCGAGGACTAA
- a CDS encoding LysE family translocator, producing MLNIIMFSIGIMYTPGPVNLLSFNSGLRSRLTAQIPFSLGVSSALCAWFILVGYAGSSLADQAMQPYLGVLGCGFILYLAWKVFTSRVNLDGPDRPSASLTYRDGLLMQLLNPKSFMVVLPVATVQFPAADITGVQIAVWSALLSLLGFGAPMAYAVAGMAVGRRVARPAVFRMFNLLMGLLLVFVAFDIAYHHVVLPLGR from the coding sequence ATGCTCAACATTATCATGTTCTCGATAGGGATCATGTACACGCCGGGGCCGGTGAACCTGCTCAGCTTCAACAGCGGGTTGCGCAGCAGGCTGACCGCGCAGATTCCGTTCTCGCTGGGGGTGTCCAGCGCCCTGTGCGCGTGGTTCATCCTGGTGGGCTACGCCGGGAGCTCCCTGGCGGACCAGGCCATGCAGCCGTACCTGGGTGTGCTCGGGTGCGGATTCATCCTGTATCTGGCCTGGAAGGTGTTCACCTCCCGCGTGAACCTGGACGGCCCGGACAGGCCGTCCGCCAGCCTGACCTACAGGGACGGCCTGCTCATGCAGCTTCTGAACCCCAAATCCTTCATGGTGGTGCTGCCGGTGGCCACGGTGCAGTTCCCGGCGGCGGACATCACGGGCGTTCAGATCGCGGTGTGGTCGGCGCTGCTCTCCCTGCTGGGCTTCGGCGCGCCCATGGCCTACGCCGTGGCGGGCATGGCCGTGGGGCGGAGGGTCGCACGGCCCGCCGTCTTCAGGATGTTCAACCTGCTCATGGGCCTTTTGCTGGTGTTCGTGGCCTTCGACATCGCCTACCACCACGTCGTTCTCCCGCTCGGCAGGTAG
- the gap gene encoding type I glyceraldehyde-3-phosphate dehydrogenase gives MSKVKVGINGFGRIGRQVLKALYEQHKDIAEVVAVNDLFDTHTNAHLLSYDTNYGRFAVDIRTEGDDMAVGDWSVRCFKERDPKNILWGETGVDVVVESTGIFRTGPQASMHLESGAKKVIISAPAKDEDITIVLGVNEAQYDPAKHNIISNASCTTNCLAPVAKVVHEAFGIKSGVMCTIHSYTNDQRILDLPHKDLRRARAAACNIIPTSTGAAKAVALVIPELKGRFSGYSLRVPTPAVSVVDFAAILERPTDTQAMRDVLKTAAEGPLKGIMGYSEEPLVSSDYKGDPRSGIVESEFTSVQDGVLAKIVAWYDNEWGYSCRVGDLIRYMAAKGL, from the coding sequence ATGAGCAAGGTAAAAGTCGGCATCAACGGATTCGGCCGCATCGGCCGCCAGGTGCTCAAGGCGCTCTACGAGCAGCACAAGGACATTGCCGAGGTGGTGGCCGTCAACGATCTCTTCGATACCCACACCAACGCCCATCTGCTGTCCTACGATACCAACTACGGCCGGTTCGCCGTGGACATCCGCACCGAGGGCGACGACATGGCCGTGGGGGACTGGAGCGTGCGCTGCTTCAAGGAGCGCGACCCAAAGAACATCCTCTGGGGCGAGACCGGCGTGGACGTGGTGGTTGAATCGACAGGCATCTTCAGGACCGGCCCCCAGGCCTCCATGCACCTGGAGTCGGGCGCGAAGAAGGTCATCATCTCCGCACCGGCCAAGGACGAGGACATCACCATCGTCTTGGGGGTCAACGAGGCCCAGTACGACCCGGCCAAGCACAACATCATCTCCAACGCCTCCTGCACCACCAACTGCCTGGCCCCTGTGGCCAAGGTGGTTCACGAGGCCTTCGGCATCAAGTCCGGCGTGATGTGCACCATCCACTCCTACACCAACGACCAGCGCATTCTGGACCTGCCCCACAAGGATCTGCGCCGCGCCAGGGCCGCCGCCTGCAACATCATCCCAACCTCCACGGGGGCGGCCAAGGCCGTGGCCCTGGTGATCCCGGAACTCAAGGGGCGGTTCAGCGGCTATTCGCTGCGCGTGCCCACCCCTGCGGTATCTGTCGTGGATTTTGCGGCCATCCTGGAGCGGCCCACCGACACCCAGGCCATGCGCGATGTTCTGAAAACTGCGGCGGAAGGGCCGCTCAAGGGCATCATGGGCTACAGCGAGGAGCCGCTCGTCTCCTCGGACTACAAGGGCGACCCGCGCTCCGGCATCGTGGAGTCGGAGTTCACGTCCGTCCAGGACGGCGTGCTGGCCAAGATCGTGGCCTGGTACGATAACGAATGGGGCTATTCCTGCCGGGTCGGCGATCTGATCCGCTACATGGCCGCGAAGGGCCTGTAA
- the leuB gene encoding 3-isopropylmalate dehydrogenase has translation MIKNIVILPGDGIGPEIMTQAEKTLKKIGEKFGHEFKISYELIGGAAIDAENNPLPQKTIDACKAADAILLGAVGGPKWDNIEKSIRPERGLLGIRKELGLFANLRPAKLFEELKSACCLRADIIGQGLDVMVIRELTGGAYFGTPKGQEVRDGERVAYNNMIYSESEIRRIAKVGFETARKRGKKLCSVDKANVLDVSQLWREVVLEVAKDYPDVELSHMYVDNAAMQLVRNPAQFDTIVTENLFGDILSDEAAVITGSIGMLPSASLGASGPGLYEPIHGSAPDIAGQDKANPLATILSVAMMLRYQFSMSAEADAIENAVTSILKEGYRTGDIMEPGKTMVGCVKMGDLVAERL, from the coding sequence ATGATCAAGAATATAGTCATTCTGCCCGGAGACGGCATCGGTCCCGAGATCATGACCCAGGCCGAGAAGACCCTGAAGAAGATCGGCGAAAAATTCGGGCACGAATTCAAGATCAGCTACGAGCTGATCGGCGGCGCGGCCATCGACGCCGAGAACAATCCCCTTCCCCAGAAGACCATCGACGCCTGCAAGGCCGCCGACGCAATCCTGCTCGGCGCGGTGGGCGGCCCCAAGTGGGACAACATCGAGAAGTCCATCCGCCCCGAGCGCGGGCTGCTCGGCATCCGCAAGGAACTGGGCCTGTTCGCCAACCTGCGCCCCGCCAAGCTGTTCGAGGAGCTCAAAAGCGCCTGCTGCCTGCGCGCCGACATCATCGGCCAGGGCCTGGACGTCATGGTCATCCGCGAGCTGACCGGCGGCGCGTACTTCGGCACGCCCAAGGGCCAGGAAGTCCGCGACGGCGAACGCGTGGCCTACAACAACATGATCTATTCCGAATCCGAGATCCGCCGCATCGCCAAGGTCGGCTTCGAGACCGCCCGCAAGCGCGGCAAGAAGCTCTGCTCCGTGGACAAGGCCAACGTGCTGGACGTGTCCCAGCTGTGGCGCGAGGTGGTGCTGGAAGTCGCCAAGGATTACCCCGACGTGGAGCTGTCCCACATGTACGTGGACAACGCCGCCATGCAGTTGGTGCGCAACCCCGCCCAGTTCGACACCATCGTCACCGAGAACCTGTTCGGCGACATCCTCTCCGACGAGGCCGCCGTCATCACCGGGTCCATCGGCATGCTGCCTTCGGCCTCGCTCGGCGCGTCCGGCCCCGGCCTGTACGAGCCGATCCACGGCTCCGCCCCGGACATCGCGGGCCAGGACAAGGCCAACCCGCTGGCCACCATCCTGTCCGTGGCCATGATGCTGCGCTATCAGTTCTCCATGTCCGCCGAGGCCGACGCCATCGAGAACGCCGTGACCTCCATCCTGAAGGAAGGCTACCGCACCGGCGACATCATGGAGCCGGGCAAGACCATGGTGGGCTGCGTGAAGATGGGCGACCTGGTGGCCGAGCGCCTTTAG
- a CDS encoding uracil-xanthine permease family protein, producing MAQSLPTDYKLRARDFPVGAQMLFVAFGALVLVPLLTGLDPNVALFTAGVGTLIYQVLTKFQIPIFLGSSFAFIAPVMLSMQRYGMAATLGGLASVGVMYMLFAFIIKAKGTAFLKRYLPHIVTGPVIMVIGLILAPVGVYMAMGKTGDGAKVLYPENQAMIISMISLAVTVLVAIKGKGILKLIPILCGIIAGYAVSLAMGIVDFAPVAAAPWFKLPNFVTPTFSLEAILIIMPVAIAPIIEHIGSILAIGSVTGKNYIDKPGVHRSLMGDGVATTLAGCLGGPPLTTYAEVTGAVSLIKIYNPALMTWASITAIGLAFIGKLGALLQTIPAPVMGGIMLLLFGAIMVVGLNSLVQDGQDLMKPRNMVIVALIVVLGMGKMSFSFWGIHLEGIGLAGVAGVLLNALLPRDRVETES from the coding sequence ATGGCGCAGTCACTTCCCACTGATTACAAGCTGCGTGCCCGCGACTTCCCCGTCGGCGCGCAGATGCTCTTCGTTGCCTTCGGCGCGCTGGTGCTGGTGCCCCTGCTCACGGGCCTGGACCCCAACGTGGCGCTCTTCACCGCAGGCGTCGGCACGCTCATCTATCAGGTGCTCACCAAGTTCCAGATCCCCATCTTCCTGGGCTCCTCCTTCGCATTCATCGCCCCGGTGATGCTCAGCATGCAGCGCTACGGCATGGCGGCCACCCTGGGCGGGCTCGCTTCCGTGGGCGTCATGTACATGCTGTTCGCCTTCATCATCAAAGCCAAGGGCACCGCGTTCCTGAAGCGCTACCTGCCCCACATCGTCACTGGCCCGGTGATCATGGTCATCGGCCTGATCCTCGCCCCTGTCGGCGTGTACATGGCCATGGGCAAGACCGGCGACGGCGCCAAGGTGCTCTATCCCGAGAACCAGGCCATGATCATCTCCATGATCTCCCTGGCCGTCACCGTGCTGGTGGCCATCAAGGGCAAGGGCATCCTGAAGCTCATCCCCATCCTGTGCGGCATCATCGCGGGCTACGCCGTGAGCCTCGCCATGGGCATCGTGGACTTCGCCCCCGTGGCCGCCGCCCCCTGGTTCAAGCTGCCGAACTTCGTCACCCCCACCTTCAGCCTCGAGGCCATTCTCATCATCATGCCCGTGGCCATCGCCCCCATCATCGAGCACATCGGCTCCATCCTGGCCATCGGCTCGGTCACCGGCAAGAACTACATCGACAAGCCCGGCGTGCACCGCTCCCTCATGGGCGACGGCGTGGCCACCACCCTGGCCGGTTGCCTGGGCGGACCGCCCCTGACCACCTACGCCGAAGTCACCGGCGCTGTCTCGCTCATCAAGATCTACAACCCGGCGCTCATGACCTGGGCCTCCATCACCGCCATCGGCCTTGCCTTCATCGGCAAGCTGGGCGCGCTGCTCCAGACCATCCCCGCGCCCGTCATGGGCGGCATCATGCTGCTGCTGTTCGGCGCCATCATGGTGGTGGGGCTCAACTCCCTGGTGCAGGACGGGCAGGACCTGATGAAGCCGCGCAACATGGTCATCGTGGCGCTCATCGTGGTGCTCGGCATGGGCAAGATGAGCTTCTCCTTCTGGGGCATCCACCTGGAAGGCATCGGACTGGCCGGTGTGGCGGGCGTGTTGCTGAACGCGCTTCTGCCGCGCGACAGAGTCGAGACGGAGAGTTAA